TTGACCGGGGTCCGAGGCTCAGTCCCGGCGATGCCGTCCGGCGGGGCCCGGTATAATCCGCCCCGCACTCATACCGGAGGCCCAATCGTTTGAGCCTGGCTATCGAAACCCGAGCACTTGTCAAATCCTATAAAAGCCGTAGTGGCACAACGAACGTCGTCAACGACCTGAACCTCCGGGTCGAGCCGGGCGAAATCTTCGGGTTTCTCGGGCCGAACGGGGCCGGAAAGACGACGACGATCAAGATCTTGTTAGGCGTCATCTATCAGACGTCCGGCGAAGCCTACGTCCTCGGAAAGGAGGCGGGCGACATCAACGTCCACAGGCAGATCAGCTACTTGCCCGAGAAGCCGTACTACTACGAGCACATGACCGGGTTGGAGATCATGAAGTTCTATGCCAGCCTCTTCGGCATCCACGACGAGGCCAAGTGCAAGCGGCTCCTCGAGCGCGTGAACCTTGGGAACGACATGAACCGGCCGATCAGCCAATACTCCAAGGGTATGCAGCAGCGCGTCGGACTGGCGCAAAGCCTCATCAACGAGCCGCAACTGCTGTTCCTCGACGAGCCGACGGGCGGTCTCGACCCGATCGCCCACATCGAGATCCGAGACCTCATCCTCCAGTTCCGGGACGAAGGTAAGACCGTCTTCATCTCCAGTCACGAACTCAGCGACGTCGAGCGGATCTGCGACCAAGTCGCGATCATCAACAAAGGCGAGGTCGTCGCGGAAGGACGATTGGAAGAGCTCCTGATCGGTGGCCGGATCGAAGTCACCGCCAACAGTTGTCCGGACAGCCTGGCCGCCCAGCTCAAGACGGGCGACACGATCGTCTCCGTCAACCACGGCCGGTTGATCGCCGACATTTCCGACGCCCACAGCCCTGACGCCCTGGTCAAAGCGATCCAGTCCGCCGGCGGCGAGATCGTGAGCGTCATCCCACGCCGAAAAAGGCTGGAAGACCTCTTCCTCGAAGCGGTCAGCGACGACAACAAGTCGAAAGGACGACAGATGCAACGCATGGTGGACGAGAAAGCGGAAAGCCCCGAAACGCCCGGACCCGGTAACGGAGAGGGCCAGGCGTGAACGTCATCCTCTCCATCGCACGGACGACGCTCGGTGAAGCGATCCGCCGCCGCGTCATCCTCGTCACGCTGTTGATCGGCGTCCTGTTCCTCGCCTTCGCGCCGATGCTCGAGTCACTGTCGCCGAGGCAGAACATGGTCGTCCTCCGGTCGTTGACACTGGGCGTCATCCAACTTACGAGCGCGGTCATCGCCGTCGTCTTGACGGTCTACATGATCCCGAACGAGATCGAACGTCGTACGATCTATACGATCCTGTCCAAACCGGTCCGAAGGTGGCAGTTCCTCGTCGGCAAGTACCTCGGAGCGGTCAGTGCGCTCGGCCTGATGATGGCGTTGATGACCGCGATCATGCTCCTCGTCTTCCTCATCATGGGTAAGACCGAAGGGGCGGCCGACCTCGCCGCCGTCGCGAAGGTGCCCGTCGCCTTCTTCATCCAGATGTCGCTGCTCGCAGCG
This genomic window from Armatimonadota bacterium contains:
- a CDS encoding ABC transporter ATP-binding protein; this translates as MSLAIETRALVKSYKSRSGTTNVVNDLNLRVEPGEIFGFLGPNGAGKTTTIKILLGVIYQTSGEAYVLGKEAGDINVHRQISYLPEKPYYYEHMTGLEIMKFYASLFGIHDEAKCKRLLERVNLGNDMNRPISQYSKGMQQRVGLAQSLINEPQLLFLDEPTGGLDPIAHIEIRDLILQFRDEGKTVFISSHELSDVERICDQVAIINKGEVVAEGRLEELLIGGRIEVTANSCPDSLAAQLKTGDTIVSVNHGRLIADISDAHSPDALVKAIQSAGGEIVSVIPRRKRLEDLFLEAVSDDNKSKGRQMQRMVDEKAESPETPGPGNGEGQA
- a CDS encoding ABC transporter permease → MNVILSIARTTLGEAIRRRVILVTLLIGVLFLAFAPMLESLSPRQNMVVLRSLTLGVIQLTSAVIAVVLTVYMIPNEIERRTIYTILSKPVRRWQFLVGKYLGAVSALGLMMALMTAIMLLVFLIMGKTEGAADLAAVAKVPVAFFIQMSLLAAVSVFFSTFATPIVNFFLSGGVYMVGTVFDSFFDVSKSKDMAPAFKMLVQVVHGIVPNFQSFNVQNAAINQGQGIQNEGLYYLQLGAYALTYISILMIAGVMIFDNREV